The Caulifigura coniformis genome includes a region encoding these proteins:
- a CDS encoding addiction module antitoxin: MNRKLTISIDEAVYVGLLATVGRGRIGAFLEGLARPLVVPGHLDAAYSEMAADAGREQAAEEWTEALLSDSHAAW, encoded by the coding sequence ATGAATCGCAAGCTGACTATCTCGATTGATGAAGCGGTCTATGTCGGGTTACTGGCCACCGTTGGACGCGGACGGATCGGGGCCTTTCTCGAAGGCCTGGCCCGTCCGCTCGTGGTGCCTGGACATCTCGACGCCGCTTATTCGGAAATGGCGGCGGATGCCGGCCGCGAGCAGGCGGCTGAAGAATGGACCGAAGCACTTCTCTCGGACTCGCATGCTGCGTGGT